Genomic window ([Empedobacter] haloabium):
CCACGGTCGGTGGCCAGGTGCTGAAGCTGAACGGCGCCGGCGTGCGCACGAAGATCGTGTTCAAGGTCTATGCGCTGGGGCTGTACCTGCCCGAGAAGAAAACCGCGGTGGCCGACGTGCTGGCCACGCAGGGCGCGCGCCGCATCCAGATCGTCAGCATGCGCGACCTGACGTCCGACGAATTCGGCGATGCCTTCATGAAAGGCCTGAACAGCAATACCGACCAGGCCGAACGCACGCGCTTCCTGCCGCAGACCAAGACCTTTGGCGAGATGTTCGCGTCGCTTTCCGGCCTGAAGAAAGGCGACGTGCTGCTGGTGGACTGGGTGCCGGGCACGGGCACCGTGTGCACGCTCAATGGCAGGAAGATCGGGGAAACGGTGCAGGACGTGGCGTTCTACAACGCCATCCTGCGCATCTGGCTGGGAGAGAACCCGGCCGACAATTCACTGAAGGGGAAACTGCTCGGCGGTCATTGAGCCCGAGCGGATTTGCTGCAGCGCGGCACTCAGCCGCGCGAAGCCAGCGCACGCAGTTCGGCGGCGTTGCTCGGGGAACCGTCGGCGGCATTGATCAAGCCGTTGAGCAGGGCCGTATCGCGCATCTGGCGACGCTGCAGGCGTTGTTCCTTCGACAGCTTCGGCTTGACCAGCAGCAGAGCGGCCAGCGCCAGCCCGCGCAGCAGGGGCCTGAACAGGACGATGAAGCCGACCGCCAGCAGGGCGACCAGCACGAATTGCAGCGCGTCGCCCAGCGAAAACTGGGTCAGGCTTTGGGCTGCGGTGATCAAGGTGGACATACTTTTTTACTTACGTTTAGAATCTGACGTTACTATAGTGCAGCGCAACATATCAATCCAATTCTGATTTCCAATACTCACCATCACTATTCTGAATAACACACCATGAGTTTCCTGACGCTGGACCTGAACCTGCTGCGCGTATTCGATGCCGTGATGACGGAGCAGAACCTGACACGGGCCGCCGGCCACCTGGCGATGACGCAACCGGCCGTGTCGAATGCGATCAAGCGGCTGCGCGAAAGCCTGGGCGACGAATTGCTGATCCGCACGGCCTACGGCGTCAAGCCGACGCCGCGCGCCGAAGCGCTGTGGCCGGCCGTGCGCAGCGCGCTGG
Coding sequences:
- a CDS encoding chalcone isomerase family protein: MSFPRRKFLTAAAVLLATALSHSAFAADVAGIRFDDTATVGGQVLKLNGAGVRTKIVFKVYALGLYLPEKKTAVADVLATQGARRIQIVSMRDLTSDEFGDAFMKGLNSNTDQAERTRFLPQTKTFGEMFASLSGLKKGDVLLVDWVPGTGTVCTLNGRKIGETVQDVAFYNAILRIWLGENPADNSLKGKLLGGH